Proteins encoded in a region of the Flavobacterium sp. PMTSA4 genome:
- a CDS encoding LamG-like jellyroll fold domain-containing protein, protein MEKMQIRLENWYIMLITLFVINIGYTQTQRIYTTSGTFTPPAGVSTIQVEAYGAGGGGGYGGTSNKDGGGGGGGGGFSKNTSISVSAGTTYTITIGTLGLGSTSSVSPNGGNGGNTTATFGSTTITANGGIGGFGYSNGGAGGTGGTGSTFNGGAGGAGLNGQGSGGGGGAAGTSGNGGIGSVPTGGSAGGGNAGAGGNGTTSPTGVGLSSLTNYGGGGGGGTKNSSGGNGANGYMIITYTCPTYSLTNATTSNSPICVGSSALVNLNSSNLGTGTYTVTFNLSGATNSTGNTSTMNFVAGNPGSGTFSTPILNIGVTNITITNLSSSNCSNSINSFNTTSVTANLPSTANAGNNIVACSSDLLIPITSGSSASNYISVTWTSNGTGTFTNPNSLTNCFYTPSSDDIIAGNITITLTSTSTGCADATSNKNLTLVNAPVANAGIEMSTCSSNGSINVTDNSSASNYTSLEWTSSGTGTFTNSNSLSDCFYTPSADDITAGSVTLTLTAYGNAPCLSSSASKNLIISQPIVADAGANFYTCYTSGDFDIATDATASNFTSVTWTSDGTGTLTNENSLTTCTYLPSVTDISTGYVTFTLTASNLGCSDITSTKTVIMISSPTADAGSEINTCSSTGAVNITAGSNATNYSYVEWSSNGTGSFTDSNSLTDCTYTPSADDITAGSVILTLTAYGNSPCASTTVIKNLIISQPVVVDAGIDYTTCYSSGDLNIATDATASNYTSVIWTSNGTGIFTNENSLTNCKYTPSPTDISTGNVTFTITASNSGCSDVNATKTITIIQSPTVDAGTEINTCASNGAVNITAGSNATNYSSVEWSSDGTGTFSDSNSLTDCTYTPSADDITAGSVVLTLTTYGNAPCASITATKNLTISQPIVADAGADFTICYSSGDFNISSDATASNYISVTWTSNGTGTFINTNSLNNCSYTPSATDILTGNVTFTLTASNSGCSDINVNKTITIISAPTANAGAQINTCSSSGAVNITAGSSASNYTSVLWTSNGTGTFTNATSLTNCTYTPSSADNSVGTVILTLTAFGNAPCSDVTATKNLIITQPLVVYAGANFTTCYTSGNINIATDASALNYTSVTWTSNGTGTFINANSLNNCSYNPSATDLSTGNVIFYLTVSNPGCSQATSTKTVIIKSPPTSLAGTQINTCSTNGAVNITAGSSAANYTSILWTSSGTGSFSNANSLTACTYTPSAADITAGIVTLTLTANNSPCTSVSSTKNLIINLGPTAIAGSNFSNCYSTGSINITTGSSATNQTNVIWTSNGSGTFTNPNSLTACTYTPSATDVLVGSVSFTLTASNAGCADATSTKTLTISSQPTSIAGSTINTCSTSGAVNITTGASASNYNSVIWTSNGSGTFSNANSLTTCTYTPSAADISAGTVTLTLTANGNAPCAPATSTKNLIINQTMTALAGASFTECSSNTSINVTSGASATNQSIVTWSSNGTGTFANQNSLTTCTYTPSAADIASGSVIITLTASNSSCPNITSSKTITLVSAPMVDAGSDIATCSTCGTVNITANSSASNYTSIVWTSSGTGTFTNANSLTACTYTPSAADITTSLTQGGITLTLTATGTSPCTTTIATKVLAITSQTFTSSGTFTVPAGVYQVTVEAWGGGGKGGDGLNIGNVGGGGGGGAYSAKSIPVIPGNTYTVNVGLGATTVSDGGDSWFINQSTFLAKGGKTALNNVTTGAIGGSESSSIGDITSRGGNGANGLSGSYGGGGGAGAEAGENMGVDAVTSLGAIAVCSGGNGGNGYTNPNGDGSPGIAPGGGGGGGRRNGNNGVNQGTGGRGADGKVIIKWPVNALPSTLTNGPGGVTSDLQLWLRSDLLNGTTTVADNTPVTTWYTQAKGANAIKPTAVGAPVYRNNANYNINFNAVVDFTNPYNSPSQVYTDLSSSRQYLKGTNGYYSEDTFVVVIPDVTVTSALNSMDVFGGKSSPCAQNAKSGISYGNVDTRFTNEVLSYTSGTTTSYGTAQVSTTTQYNSPGIINIRNNSGNTGMQLYYNSNNIATTEVNASKHRNIYDSQYWIGRSEAWDGSLDGRVAEVITFSSRKNDATERTKIESYLGIKYGITLGVNGTSQNYLASDGTIIWNASTNAGFNNDIAGIGRDDASKLNQKQSKSVNANSIVTIGLGTVATTNTANTNVFDTDKKYLVWGDNGANMNNSGTPVIFTFGGTSGVTTSTEVLNRKWKIVETGGDVATTKVSVLTSALANLPALSGNDAYVMVVASDASFTTGLEMTFLKTNSTKQETDYDFDGTKYFTFGIAHESKYTRHATFDGTSNIMKMEAVNNLSSPFTMMTWVRPTGANSLSNDRTIVSKFNGTTGYRVFLSSNNKVNVSWSGGTTLTSNTVLPNNEWHNVAIIYSSGSIKLYIDGVLDSTVASTAPASNTNYMSIGAEYRTKSDTRNYFKGDIDEFRLWNKALSITEVRFIMNQEILQDGSVTKGTIIPNSITKNDVSTLNWSNLQAYYSMNSFIGTHINDDSLSKNRGNVFLPTKTTITIQSSPQPYESAANGLWYDTTSWLNGSIQQMPYSLSIVNNTTPIDWNIVKTNHNLDSSGNKVVLGLLVNSNTISATNDSKIEVSHYLKLDGKIDLVGKSQLVQTTDSDLDVTSAGSVERDQQGQSNKFNYNYWSSPVSSINNSTINHGYTVAGVMKDGTNPNNIQNLLWTTGINSSATSPITLSSYWIFKFQNISNNYANWSAVGQNGSLLAGQGYTLKGSSAATSNQNYTFVGKPNNGTINSPVAANNLNLSGNPYASAIDANKFIDDNASSIVGTLYFWEHYSTNSSHNTVEYQGGYATYTKTGGTAPVAPAGVSGLGSSSKVAKRFIPVGQGFFVTGSAAGGTITFNNSQRLFVKEDNANSFNLFRTNNTNFANADVANNNSEDNFTEEQFMKIRLGYNSADNYHRQILLGFMNDNATSGYDNGYDALSIETLSNDMYFLNGTNKLNISGEGYFNVDNIYPLGVKNAVAGNVTFMVDQKINIDNNQEVYIFDNVTNTYNSIKDQNFQINLPAGTYENRFSLRFTDGSSSLGTNDNEQTSEIVVSNSIVNNTINVKNNSLESTVKSVLVFNMIGQQVKTWNVENQDQNNIEFSTKGMSTGTYIVKVITDNGNISKKILIK, encoded by the coding sequence ATGGAAAAAATGCAAATTAGATTGGAAAATTGGTATATAATGTTGATTACATTATTTGTAATTAATATTGGATACACACAAACACAAAGAATATACACAACTTCAGGTACTTTTACTCCTCCTGCAGGAGTTAGTACAATTCAAGTTGAAGCTTATGGAGCTGGCGGCGGCGGCGGATATGGCGGCACATCAAATAAAGATGGCGGCGGCGGCGGCGGCGGCGGCGGATTTTCAAAAAATACTTCAATCTCTGTTTCAGCCGGAACAACCTACACTATAACAATAGGTACATTAGGATTAGGTTCTACATCTAGTGTGTCTCCAAATGGTGGTAATGGTGGTAATACAACTGCTACTTTTGGCTCAACAACAATTACTGCAAACGGTGGAATTGGTGGATTTGGCTATTCAAATGGTGGTGCTGGAGGAACAGGAGGAACAGGATCTACTTTTAATGGTGGTGCTGGTGGTGCTGGACTTAACGGCCAAGGAAGTGGTGGTGGCGGTGGAGCTGCTGGTACTTCAGGTAATGGTGGAATTGGATCTGTACCAACTGGTGGAAGTGCTGGAGGTGGAAACGCTGGTGCTGGAGGTAATGGAACTACTTCGCCGACAGGTGTTGGTTTATCATCATTGACAAATTATGGTGGTGGTGGTGGTGGTGGTACCAAAAATTCTTCTGGAGGAAATGGTGCTAATGGATATATGATTATCACTTATACTTGTCCAACATATTCTTTAACAAATGCAACGACATCAAATAGTCCTATATGTGTAGGTTCATCTGCATTAGTAAATTTAAATTCATCAAATTTAGGAACAGGAACTTACACGGTAACTTTTAATTTAAGTGGAGCTACAAATTCAACAGGAAACACTTCAACAATGAATTTCGTAGCAGGAAACCCTGGGTCAGGTACTTTTTCTACTCCTATTTTAAACATTGGTGTAACTAACATAACTATTACTAATCTTTCATCATCAAATTGTAGTAACAGTATAAATTCATTTAATACTACAAGTGTTACTGCTAATCTACCTTCTACTGCAAATGCAGGAAATAATATAGTAGCTTGTTCGTCAGATTTATTAATTCCAATTACATCTGGTTCAAGTGCTTCAAATTATATTTCTGTTACATGGACTTCAAATGGAACTGGAACTTTTACAAATCCAAATTCATTAACAAATTGTTTCTATACCCCAAGTTCAGATGATATAATTGCTGGGAATATAACTATAACTCTGACTTCTACAAGCACAGGTTGTGCGGATGCAACATCCAACAAAAACTTAACTTTAGTTAATGCACCTGTAGCAAATGCAGGAATAGAAATGAGCACATGTTCTTCGAACGGATCAATTAACGTAACTGATAACTCGAGTGCCTCAAACTATACATCTTTAGAATGGACATCAAGTGGAACTGGAACTTTTACTAACTCAAATTCATTATCTGATTGTTTTTATACTCCTAGTGCTGATGATATTACAGCAGGAAGTGTTACTTTAACTCTAACAGCTTATGGAAACGCTCCATGTTTAAGTTCTTCTGCTTCTAAAAATTTAATTATCAGTCAACCTATTGTTGCCGATGCTGGTGCTAATTTTTACACCTGTTATACATCAGGAGATTTTGACATTGCAACAGATGCAACTGCATCTAACTTCACTTCAGTAACATGGACTTCAGATGGGACAGGTACTCTAACAAATGAAAATTCATTAACTACTTGTACTTATTTACCAAGTGTAACAGATATTTCAACAGGTTACGTAACTTTTACTCTTACAGCTTCAAATTTAGGTTGTTCAGACATAACTTCTACAAAAACAGTCATTATGATTTCATCTCCAACAGCTGATGCTGGATCTGAAATTAACACATGTTCCTCTACTGGAGCTGTTAACATAACAGCTGGTTCAAATGCAACTAACTATTCTTATGTTGAATGGTCTTCTAATGGTACTGGTAGTTTTACTGATTCTAATTCTTTGACTGATTGTACCTATACTCCAAGTGCTGATGATATTACAGCAGGAAGTGTTATTTTAACTCTAACTGCTTATGGAAACTCACCTTGCGCTAGTACAACAGTTATTAAAAATTTAATTATTAGCCAACCAGTTGTAGTTGATGCAGGTATTGATTACACAACTTGTTACTCTTCTGGGGATTTAAATATTGCAACTGATGCAACTGCATCCAACTATACTTCAGTTATATGGACTTCAAATGGAACAGGTATATTCACAAATGAAAATTCATTAACTAATTGTAAATATACACCAAGTCCAACTGATATATCAACAGGTAATGTAACTTTTACAATTACAGCTTCAAATTCAGGTTGTTCAGACGTAAATGCTACTAAAACTATAACCATAATCCAATCTCCGACTGTTGATGCAGGTACTGAAATTAACACATGTGCGTCTAATGGTGCTGTTAATATAACCGCGGGTTCAAATGCAACCAACTATTCATCTGTTGAATGGTCATCTGATGGTACAGGTACTTTTTCTGACTCTAATTCTTTAACTGATTGTACTTATACTCCAAGTGCAGATGATATTACAGCAGGAAGCGTTGTTTTAACTCTTACAACTTATGGAAACGCTCCTTGTGCAAGTATAACTGCTACTAAAAACTTAACTATTAGTCAACCAATTGTAGCTGATGCTGGTGCTGATTTCACAATTTGTTACTCTTCTGGAGATTTTAATATTTCTTCAGATGCAACTGCATCTAACTATATTTCTGTTACATGGACTTCTAATGGCACAGGTACTTTTATTAATACTAATTCATTAAATAATTGTTCATACACTCCAAGTGCAACAGATATTTTAACAGGCAATGTGACTTTCACTCTTACAGCTTCAAATTCAGGTTGTTCAGACATAAATGTTAATAAAACTATTACTATTATTTCAGCTCCTACAGCTAATGCTGGAGCTCAAATAAACACTTGTTCATCTTCTGGTGCTGTTAACATAACCGCTGGTTCCAGTGCTTCTAATTATACGTCTGTTTTATGGACTTCTAATGGAACAGGTACCTTTACAAATGCTACCTCTTTAACAAATTGTACCTATACACCAAGCTCTGCTGATAATTCAGTTGGAACTGTTATTTTGACTCTTACAGCTTTTGGGAATGCGCCTTGTTCAGATGTGACTGCAACTAAAAACTTAATCATTACACAACCACTTGTTGTGTATGCAGGAGCAAATTTTACAACTTGTTACACATCAGGAAATATCAATATTGCTACTGACGCTTCTGCATTAAATTATACATCAGTTACATGGACTTCAAACGGAACTGGTACTTTTATTAATGCTAATTCATTAAATAATTGTTCATACAATCCAAGTGCAACAGATTTATCAACAGGAAATGTAATTTTTTATCTTACAGTTTCAAACCCAGGATGTTCTCAAGCAACTTCAACTAAAACAGTTATTATTAAATCTCCTCCTACAAGTCTAGCTGGAACACAAATAAATACTTGTTCGACAAATGGTGCTGTAAATATAACAGCAGGTTCAAGTGCTGCTAACTATACTTCTATTTTGTGGACATCTAGTGGAACAGGTTCTTTTTCAAATGCTAATTCTTTAACAGCATGTACCTATACTCCAAGTGCAGCTGACATTACAGCGGGTATAGTGACTTTAACACTTACAGCCAATAATTCTCCATGTACTTCTGTAAGTTCAACTAAAAACCTAATTATAAATCTTGGTCCTACAGCAATAGCAGGTTCAAATTTTTCAAATTGCTATTCAACAGGTTCTATAAATATTACTACTGGTTCTAGTGCTACCAATCAAACAAATGTTATTTGGACATCTAATGGTTCTGGAACATTTACTAATCCAAATTCTTTAACAGCATGTACTTATACCCCTAGTGCAACTGATGTTTTAGTTGGAAGTGTTTCTTTTACTCTTACTGCTTCAAATGCAGGTTGTGCAGATGCTACCTCTACTAAAACCTTAACTATTAGTTCTCAACCTACTAGCATTGCGGGATCAACTATAAACACCTGTTCTACTAGTGGTGCAGTAAATATAACAACTGGTGCAAGTGCTTCAAATTATAATTCAGTTATCTGGACTTCAAACGGTTCAGGCACATTTTCAAATGCTAATTCATTAACAACATGTACCTATACTCCTAGTGCTGCTGATATTTCAGCTGGAACTGTAACGTTAACACTTACTGCTAATGGAAACGCTCCTTGTGCTCCAGCAACTTCTACAAAAAATCTAATCATTAACCAAACTATGACTGCCCTTGCTGGTGCATCATTTACAGAATGTTCCTCAAATACATCAATAAATGTAACATCTGGAGCAAGTGCAACAAATCAAAGTATAGTTACTTGGTCTTCTAATGGTACAGGAACATTTGCAAACCAAAACTCATTGACAACTTGTACCTATACGCCTAGTGCAGCTGATATTGCTTCTGGAAGTGTAATAATTACTCTTACAGCTTCAAATTCAAGTTGTCCAAATATTACTTCATCTAAAACAATAACATTAGTATCTGCTCCAATGGTTGATGCAGGTTCAGATATTGCTACTTGTTCAACTTGTGGTACAGTAAATATTACAGCAAATTCTAGCGCTTCTAATTATACTTCAATTGTTTGGACTTCAAGTGGCACAGGAACTTTCACTAATGCAAATTCATTGACTGCATGTACTTATACACCTAGTGCTGCAGATATTACTACTAGTTTAACTCAAGGAGGTATTACATTAACTTTAACTGCTACAGGAACATCACCATGTACAACAACTATAGCTACTAAAGTTTTAGCAATTACTTCTCAAACGTTTACTTCTTCTGGCACATTTACTGTTCCTGCAGGTGTTTATCAAGTTACTGTTGAAGCTTGGGGCGGTGGTGGAAAAGGTGGTGATGGATTAAACATAGGTAACGTTGGCGGAGGTGGCGGAGGTGGCGCTTATTCAGCAAAGTCAATACCAGTTATACCTGGCAATACTTATACCGTAAATGTTGGATTAGGAGCAACAACTGTTTCGGACGGTGGTGATTCATGGTTTATTAATCAATCTACATTTTTAGCAAAAGGGGGGAAAACTGCACTTAATAATGTTACAACAGGTGCAATTGGCGGTAGTGAATCAAGTTCTATTGGTGATATTACATCTAGAGGTGGAAATGGAGCAAACGGCTTAAGTGGATCTTATGGTGGTGGTGGTGGTGCTGGTGCAGAAGCTGGTGAAAATATGGGTGTTGATGCTGTTACAAGTTTAGGTGCAATAGCGGTATGTAGTGGTGGAAATGGCGGAAATGGATACACAAATCCTAATGGTGATGGTTCTCCAGGAATTGCTCCAGGCGGCGGCGGCGGCGGCGGACGTAGAAATGGTAACAATGGTGTTAACCAAGGAACTGGCGGACGCGGTGCTGATGGAAAAGTTATCATTAAATGGCCAGTAAATGCTTTACCTTCTACTCTTACAAATGGTCCAGGTGGAGTAACATCTGATTTACAACTATGGTTACGTTCAGATTTATTAAACGGAACAACAACAGTTGCCGATAATACTCCTGTAACAACTTGGTATACACAAGCGAAAGGTGCAAATGCAATAAAACCTACAGCAGTTGGTGCTCCAGTATATCGTAACAATGCAAATTATAATATTAATTTTAATGCCGTTGTTGATTTTACAAACCCTTATAACAGTCCATCTCAAGTTTATACAGATTTAAGTAGCTCAAGACAATATTTAAAAGGAACTAATGGATACTATTCAGAAGATACTTTTGTTGTGGTTATTCCAGATGTTACAGTAACATCTGCATTAAACAGTATGGATGTTTTTGGAGGAAAAAGTTCACCATGTGCTCAAAACGCAAAATCTGGAATTTCATATGGTAATGTTGATACTAGATTTACAAACGAAGTATTGTCATATACCTCAGGAACAACTACATCATATGGTACTGCTCAAGTTAGTACAACTACTCAATACAATAGTCCTGGAATTATTAACATTAGAAATAATTCCGGTAATACAGGGATGCAGTTATATTATAACTCTAACAATATTGCAACTACTGAAGTTAACGCTTCTAAACACAGAAATATTTATGATAGTCAATATTGGATAGGAAGAAGTGAAGCTTGGGATGGAAGTTTAGATGGTAGAGTTGCTGAAGTTATCACATTCAGTTCTAGAAAAAATGATGCAACTGAAAGAACTAAAATTGAAAGTTATTTAGGAATTAAATACGGAATAACTTTAGGAGTAAATGGTACTTCACAGAATTATCTTGCTTCTGATGGAACTATAATTTGGAATGCATCAACAAATGCTGGTTTTAACAATGATATTGCCGGAATTGGAAGAGATGATGCTTCAAAGCTTAATCAAAAACAATCAAAAAGTGTTAATGCAAATTCAATTGTAACTATTGGATTAGGAACTGTAGCTACAACTAATACAGCAAATACAAATGTATTTGATACTGATAAAAAATATCTTGTTTGGGGTGATAATGGTGCAAACATGAACAATTCAGGAACTCCAGTAATATTCACATTTGGTGGTACTTCAGGTGTTACAACTTCAACTGAGGTTTTAAACAGAAAATGGAAAATTGTTGAAACTGGTGGAGACGTTGCTACTACAAAAGTTTCAGTATTAACTTCAGCTCTTGCAAATTTACCTGCTCTTTCTGGAAATGACGCCTATGTAATGGTTGTTGCTAGCGATGCTTCATTCACTACAGGACTTGAAATGACATTTTTGAAAACTAATAGTACTAAACAAGAAACTGATTATGACTTTGATGGAACCAAATATTTCACATTTGGAATTGCTCATGAAAGTAAATATACAAGACATGCAACATTTGATGGAACATCAAATATCATGAAAATGGAAGCTGTAAACAATTTAAGCAGTCCTTTTACAATGATGACTTGGGTTAGACCAACTGGAGCTAATTCACTTTCAAATGATAGAACTATTGTTTCAAAATTCAACGGAACCACTGGTTATAGAGTATTTTTGTCATCAAACAATAAAGTAAACGTTTCTTGGAGTGGTGGAACAACATTAACTTCAAATACTGTTTTACCAAATAATGAATGGCATAACGTAGCTATCATTTACTCTAGTGGTTCAATAAAATTATATATTGATGGTGTTTTAGATTCAACTGTAGCATCAACTGCTCCGGCTTCTAACACAAACTATATGTCGATTGGTGCAGAATACAGAACTAAATCTGATACAAGAAATTACTTTAAAGGTGATATTGATGAATTCAGACTTTGGAACAAAGCATTATCAATAACTGAAGTAAGATTTATTATGAATCAAGAAATACTTCAAGATGGAAGCGTTACTAAAGGAACAATCATACCAAATAGTATAACTAAAAATGATGTTAGTACTTTAAATTGGAGCAATCTTCAAGCATATTATTCTATGAATTCATTTATAGGAACTCATATAAACGATGATTCGCTAAGCAAAAATAGAGGAAATGTATTTTTACCAACTAAAACTACAATCACTATACAATCTTCTCCTCAGCCTTATGAAAGCGCTGCTAACGGATTATGGTATGATACAACTAGTTGGTTAAATGGAAGTATCCAACAAATGCCTTACAGTTTATCAATTGTTAATAACACAACTCCGATTGATTGGAATATTGTAAAAACAAATCATAACTTAGATTCATCTGGAAACAAAGTAGTATTAGGATTATTAGTCAACTCTAACACCATTAGCGCCACAAATGACTCTAAAATTGAAGTTTCACATTATTTAAAACTTGATGGAAAAATTGATTTAGTTGGAAAATCTCAATTAGTTCAAACTACTGATAGTGATTTAGATGTAACTAGTGCTGGTTCTGTTGAAAGAGATCAACAAGGTCAATCTAATAAATTTAATTACAATTATTGGTCTTCACCTGTAAGTTCAATCAATAACTCTACTATCAATCATGGTTATACAGTAGCAGGTGTTATGAAAGACGGTACAAACCCAAATAATATTCAAAATTTATTGTGGACAACTGGTATTAATAGTTCTGCGACATCACCAATCACATTAAGTAGTTACTGGATTTTTAAATTTCAAAACATCAGTAATAACTATGCAAATTGGTCTGCAGTAGGTCAAAATGGAAGTTTATTAGCAGGACAAGGATATACTTTAAAAGGAAGTAGTGCTGCTACATCTAACCAAAATTATACTTTTGTTGGTAAGCCAAACAATGGCACAATAAATTCTCCTGTGGCTGCAAATAACTTGAATCTATCTGGTAATCCATATGCTTCTGCAATCGATGCTAATAAATTCATTGATGATAACGCTTCAAGTATTGTTGGAACATTATATTTCTGGGAACACTATAGTACAAATAGTTCTCACAATACAGTTGAATATCAAGGAGGATATGCAACTTATACCAAAACAGGCGGAACTGCTCCAGTTGCTCCAGCTGGTGTAAGCGGATTAGGTTCTAGCTCAAAAGTTGCTAAAAGATTTATCCCAGTTGGACAAGGTTTCTTTGTAACTGGTTCTGCAGCTGGTGGTACAATTACTTTCAATAACTCTCAACGTTTGTTTGTTAAAGAAGATAACGCGAACTCGTTTAATTTGTTTAGAACAAATAATACAAATTTTGCTAACGCTGATGTTGCTAATAATAATTCTGAAGATAATTTCACAGAAGAGCAATTCATGAAAATCAGATTAGGATATAACTCTGCTGACAACTATCACAGACAAATATTATTAGGTTTTATGAATGATAACGCAACTAGCGGATATGATAATGGATATGATGCTTTAAGTATTGAAACTTTATCAAATGATATGTACTTCCTTAATGGAACCAATAAATTAAACATTAGCGGTGAAGGTTACTTTAATGTTGACAACATTTATCCATTAGGAGTTAAAAATGCTGTAGCTGGAAATGTGACTTTCATGGTAGACCAAAAAATAAACATAGATAACAATCAAGAAGTTTACATTTTTGATAACGTGACTAACACTTACAACAGTATTAAAGATCAAAATTTCCAAATTAATCTTCCTGCTGGAACATATGAAAATCGTTTCTCTTTAAGATTTACTGACGGAAGCTCATCTTTAGGAACTAATGATAACGAACAAACAAGCGAAATTGTTGTTTCAAACTCAATTGTTAACAATACAATTAACGTTAAAAACAACTCATTAGAATCAACTGTAAAAAGCGTTTTAGTATTCAATATGATTGGTCAACAAGTAAAAACTTGGAATGTAGAAAACCAAGACCAAAACAACATTGAATTCTCTACAAAAGGTATGAGCACTGGTACTTATATCGTGAAAGTAATTACCGATAACGGTAACATTAGCAAGAAAATCCTAATCAAATAG
- the hisS gene encoding histidine--tRNA ligase, with protein MAQKPSIPKGTRDFSPIEVSKRNYIIAVMRKHFENYGYQPIETPSFENSDTLMGKYGEEGDRLIFKILNSGDYLDKVPFEELQTINYKQLTGKISEKALRYDLTVPFARYVVQHQNEIEFPFKRYQIQPVWRADRPQKGRFREFYQCDADVVGSTSLWQEVELVQLYDAVFADLGLKGVTIKINNRKILSGIAEVIGASDKLIDFTVALDKLDKIGEEGVKKEMLEKGISETALEKVQPLFNFTGTIDEKLAKLSALLSNSNEGMKGVEELRFICDNVSKLGLQQANLDLDVTLARGLNYYTGAIFEVSAPKEVAMGSIGGGGRYDDLTGIFGLKSMSGVGISFGLDRIYLVLEELNLFPETVSNTTQVLFLNYGEKEAFQAMKIITALRKENIKAELYPDPAKMDKQFKHAERRGIKYVVKETNDSICVLKNLQNGEQKEVSILELSSSLK; from the coding sequence ATGGCACAAAAACCAAGTATTCCTAAAGGGACAAGAGATTTTTCACCGATTGAGGTTTCAAAACGTAACTATATTATTGCTGTAATGCGCAAGCATTTTGAAAACTATGGTTATCAACCTATTGAAACACCAAGCTTTGAAAACTCTGATACCTTGATGGGAAAATATGGTGAAGAAGGCGACCGTTTAATTTTTAAAATATTGAATTCTGGTGATTATTTAGATAAAGTTCCTTTTGAAGAACTACAAACAATAAACTACAAACAACTAACCGGTAAAATCTCTGAAAAAGCACTTCGTTATGATTTAACGGTGCCGTTTGCTAGATATGTGGTGCAACACCAAAACGAAATTGAATTTCCGTTTAAACGCTATCAAATTCAACCCGTTTGGCGTGCTGATAGACCTCAAAAAGGACGTTTCAGAGAATTTTATCAATGTGATGCTGATGTGGTTGGTTCTACGTCGTTATGGCAAGAAGTAGAGTTGGTGCAATTATACGACGCTGTTTTTGCCGATTTAGGATTGAAAGGTGTTACCATAAAAATTAATAACCGTAAAATTTTATCTGGAATTGCTGAGGTAATTGGCGCTTCTGATAAGTTGATTGATTTTACGGTGGCATTGGATAAGTTGGACAAAATAGGCGAGGAAGGAGTTAAAAAAGAAATGCTTGAAAAAGGAATATCCGAAACAGCTTTAGAAAAAGTGCAGCCATTGTTTAACTTCACTGGAACAATTGATGAAAAATTAGCAAAACTTTCAGCATTACTTTCTAATTCAAATGAAGGAATGAAAGGAGTTGAAGAGTTGCGATTTATATGTGATAACGTTTCAAAATTAGGTTTACAGCAAGCCAATTTAGACTTAGATGTAACCTTAGCACGCGGGTTAAATTATTATACAGGTGCAATTTTTGAAGTATCTGCACCAAAAGAAGTAGCAATGGGTTCCATTGGTGGTGGTGGAAGATATGATGATTTGACAGGGATTTTTGGTTTAAAAAGCATGAGTGGCGTTGGTATTTCTTTTGGGTTGGATAGAATCTATTTGGTTTTGGAAGAACTGAATTTATTCCCAGAAACAGTTTCAAATACTACGCAAGTTTTGTTTTTAAATTATGGTGAAAAAGAGGCTTTTCAAGCAATGAAAATTATTACTGCCTTAAGGAAGGAAAATATCAAAGCAGAATTATATCCTGATCCTGCAAAAATGGACAAGCAGTTTAAACACGCAGAGCGCAGAGGAATAAAATATGTAGTGAAAGAAACTAATGATTCAATATGTGTTTTAAAAAACCTCCAAAATGGAGAGCAAAAAGAGGTTTCTATTTTAGAATTATCTTCGAGTTTAAAATAA